The following are from one region of the Nicotiana tomentosiformis chromosome 7, ASM39032v3, whole genome shotgun sequence genome:
- the LOC104088102 gene encoding uncharacterized protein — translation MDNHRQWHEKLSFTLLGYRTTMRTPTGEMLQMLLYGTEVMIPVEVEIPSLRVIQEAKLDDAEWIRGRQEKLMLIDEKRMDAVCHDQLYQNRMSNAFNKKVKPWQFTPGQLVLKKIFPHQEEAKGKYAPNWQGPYVVYRVLSGGALILAEMDKRVSTKPINSDAIKRYYI, via the coding sequence ATGGACAATCAcaggcaatggcacgagaaattaTCCTTCACCTTGTTGGGTTATCGGACCACCATGAGAACACCCACCGGGGAAATGCTACAAATGTTGTTATATGGAACCGAAGTTATGATACCCGTAGAGGTCGAGATACCATCCTTGAGGGTCATTCAAGAAGCTAAGTTAGATGACGCAGAATGGATACGGGGCAGGCAGGAGaaactcatgctcattgacgaAAAGAGAATGGATGCAGTATGCCATGACCAGCTATATCAAAATAGGATGTCCAATGCATTCAACAAGAAGGTGAAACCTTGGCAATTTACACCAGGGCagttggttttgaagaaaatattccctcatcaagaagaagccaaggGAAAGTATGCAccgaattggcaaggtccttatgtGGTCTATCGGGTATTGTCGGGAGGAGCATTGATATTAGCAGAAATGGACAAAAGAGTCAGCACAAAGCCCATCAATTCAgatgcaatcaagagatactacattTGA